The sequence GGCACAGGTTTTGTTTTCAATGCTTTTGAATTAATACTTAATGGAGGAAGAAGAGTAGTTGCTCCTATGGCGATGACTGCTCTTACTACAAAATCATTCGGTCCTATTCCGATATATTTCATTTTCGGATTTTTTATGGTTCTTGTATTGTATTTTTTTTCATTGTGGACAACCATGGGCAGATCGATTTATGCTACCGGAGAGAATAAAACGGCTGCAAAATTTTCTGGTATAAAAGTAAGGATGTATGGTTATATGTGCTTTGTTGGTGCTGCTTTTCTTGCTGCGCTAGGGGGAATATTTGCAGTATCACATTCAGGCACAGCTCAGGTACAGGGGGGAGATAAATTCTTATGGGATTCTTTCATAGCATATTTTATAGGTGTTTCATTCTTCAGAGGTAAAAGGCTTTTTGTCGGAACATATGTAGGAGTAATTTTTACAGTAATTATAGGCCAGGTAATGATACTTGTTGGTGTTGAATTTTATTATGTTCAATTATTCAGAGCCATTATCCTTGTTCTGGCCATTATAATCAGTACCCCGATTTCACTGAGAAGAAGAATAAAACGGGCCTGAGTTTTGAAAGAACCAGACTTGCATATTTTTATATTTTCAGATTCTGAGACTGAATAATAATATATCATACACAGTTGTCAGTAAACTTGTATTAAAACAAGCAATTAAATATTTAAAAAATACAATAAAATCAGATTATCATATCAAATGTGGATAAAATAAAAAGTTTGGAGCAGGCATGAGCAAAGAATACCTAATAGGAATTGATATAGGATCCAGCAATACAAAAATAATGATATGCGATAAAAAATGCCGGATCATTTCCAATGAAATGGAAGAAAATGAAATAATTATTCCAAAACCAGGCTGGGTGGAATATGACCCTAATGAATGGTGGAGAAAAGTCAAACTGCTATTGAGAAAGTCATTATCCAAATCTCATATAGAATCATCAGAAATTGCTGGAATAGGCATAAGCAGTCTGGGCGGTACTGTGGTTACAGTAAATGAAAACGGTGAAACAGTATATAATGCCATACCCTGGTCAGACCAAAGAGCAGAAGAAGAACTGGAATTATTAGAAAGAAAAAAAGATATCATATTTAAAATAACAGGAAATATACCCAATATTTTAAATTCTACGTCCAAAATACTATGGTTTAAAAATAAAAAACCGGAAATATACAAAAATATTTATAAATTTTTCGAACCTACAGGATTCCTCGGCTTAAAGTTAACCGGTAATTTTACAATGGACTGGACTTTTGCTTCAGGATTTGATCTTGGTTTTGATTATAAAAAATTAAAATTCAGCGATGAGCTTGTTGAGAAGATAGGCCTGGATATAGATAAATTCCCTGACCTTCATGCCAATACCCGAAGCATTGGCGGCATAAATAGGGATGCAGCGCTGAAAACCGGGCTGGCAGAAGGAACACCTGTTTTTATAGGCGGCCATGATGTTGTTGCTGCTGCAGTGGGAGCCGGAGCCATATATCCTGGACAGGGATACTTTTCTGTCGGCAGTGCTGCCAATTTGTTGCTGATGACAGACAAAGATATTACAAGTCCCTATATGCTTTCTATTTTGCATATAGTAAATCCCAAAATCAGAATACTTGACGGTGTGCAAAGTTCGGTAGGTTTTTCCCTGAAATGGTTCAGGGACAACCTTGGAAGCATAGAAAAAGAAATATCTGAAAAAATTGGAAATCTCAGTGCTTTTGAAATTTTTGATATTCAGGCAGAGAAGGCATCTCCTGGTTCAGGAGGACTTATATATCTTCCATTTTTCTTTGGGAAATTTCATCCGGATTTTATGAAAAACACTTCCAGCTGCTTTATCGGAATAAGCCCGAAGACAAAAAGAGAGCAGATCATCCGCTCAATTATGGAGGGGACTATTTACAATATGTATGAAAATCTAGAGAGCGCTTTTTCTCTTGGAATAAAAGTTGATGAAATAATAACTAACGGAGGGCCTGCCAGAAGCAGGATATGGTGTCAGATAATGGCAGACATAGCAAATAAAAAAATAATAACTTTAAACTCACCAGAAGGTTCCCCGTTTGGGAATATAATACTTGCCGGAGTAGGCTCCGGGCTGTTTGGAAGTTTTGATGAAGCAATTGAAAATTTTGTAATCAGAGGGACAGTTTTTAATCCTGATGAAAAAAATCATAAGCTTTATATGAGATTGTTTGGCATATATAAAGAAATATCAGCTTCATTAAAAGATAATTTTACAAAATTAAAAGAATTAAAAACCAGCTTCAATCTGGTTTGACTGAAAGGAAATACAATGTTATCAAGAGAAATAGTTTTGGCAGCTTTAAATCATGAAGAAACTGAGAGAGTACCTATTGCCATTGGAGGATCGGCATCAAAATTCTATACTTCTACCACTCTTGAATTAATGAAGCATTATGGTATTCCGGAAGAGAGGATACAATATGCAGCAGCTGGTTTCAAATACATTACTTTTTCTGATGAACTGTGGGAAAAAATGGGTATTGATGTTAGATATATTTATCCAGATACACATGGCGAAAAATTACTTGAGGCTCAGAAAAATCACGGAGTTTTCATCAATAAATGGGGTAGTAAATTCACATTTAGAGATGATGACGGAGAGCATCTTAATATTGAAGAGGATGTTGTACTTCCAGATGCGACAATCGAGGATCTGGATAAATATAAATGGCCAAAACCAGGTCCTGAAATATTAAAAGGATTAAAAGAAAGAGCAGAAAAATTAAAAAATGATAACAGATATGCAATAGGAATGTACAGACCTCTTGAAGTAGGAGTATTTAATACTGCAAGATATTTTCTCAGAGGGTCAGTAAAATTTTTTGAAGATATGCTTTTAAATAAAGATTTTGCAATAGAACTATTAAAGAGGATTAGAAAAGTACAGGAAGATTATTATATTTATTTATTAAAAGAAGTTGGGGAAATGGTAGATATTGTTGACATAGAAGAAGATCTTGGTATGCAGGATAGGCCTATGATATCTCCGCAGCTTTATAGGGAATTAATTAAGCCTGAACACGAAAAACTTATTTCGACGATAAAAAAACATGCCCCTCAAGCAAAGGTTCTTTTACATTGTGATGGATCAGTTAAAGAATTAATCGCTGATTTTATTGATGCAGGGGTTGACATATTAAATCCGATACAGGTTAATGCAAAAGGAATGGAACTTAAAACTCTGAAGAAAGAGTTTGGGAAAAACATTATATTTGCTGGTGCTGTAGATGTTCAAAAACCAATGATGGGTTCCATTGAAGATGTCGAAAGATGTGTAAAGGAAACAATAGATATAATGGCTCCCGGAGGAGGATACCTGCTGGGTCCTTC is a genomic window of Actinomycetota bacterium containing:
- a CDS encoding ABC transporter permease, whose protein sequence is LNYKEIFIALIIFIALYFFVPNFYSYENFFSIVTQISILSFFAFAVTFPGLIKEFDLSVGATAGLSSTLIAVLVNNNMGLPQAILIGVAVALVCGLLNGFLVIDIGISAIIVTIGTGFVFNAFELILNGGRRVVAPMAMTALTTKSFGPIPIYFIFGFFMVLVLYFFSLWTTMGRSIYATGENKTAAKFSGIKVRMYGYMCFVGAAFLAALGGIFAVSHSGTAQVQGGDKFLWDSFIAYFIGVSFFRGKRLFVGTYVGVIFTVIIGQVMILVGVEFYYVQLFRAIILVLAIIISTPISLRRRIKRA